Within the Candidatus Saccharibacteria bacterium oral taxon 488 genome, the region CGACGCGGGTACAGATTGATTTTGTGGACGGGTCGCGGCTGTTTTTTAACGATCAGCGCAAATTTGGCTGGGTGAAGTTGCTGCCGACTGATGAGGTGAAGAACTTGCCGTTCATGCAAAAAGTTGGGCCGGAACCGCTTGATTCTCAGACGCGCGCCGAGGATTTTATCCAGCGGATTCGCCGCCGCCAAAACTCGATGGTCAAGCCAGCTTTTCTTGACCAGACAGTGATCGCCGGGGTTGGTAATATTTATGCTGACGAGGCGTTGTGGGCGGCACGTATTCATCCGCAAACGCGGGTAAAAAACGTTAGCGATCAGCAGCTGAATACATTATTTACTGAGCTACGGCGCATCTTACAACTCAGTATTGATCAGGGCGGCTCGACTGATAAAAATTACGTTGATGCCGAGGGTCGAAAAGGAAATTATCTGACATTTGCTCATGTGTTTCGTCGCGAAGGCCAAGCCTGTCATCGTCACCCTGACCAAGAGGTCATTAAGCTAAAAGTCGGCGGTCGCGGTACGCATATTTGTCCAGTGTGCCAGAAGACACCGATATTTGACAAATAGTGGTTTATAGTGTATGCTACAGGAATATGGCAGGAATAGATCAACCACCACGCAATGGTCAATTTGGTAAAGAGTCGGATTGGGAGTGCTCGGAGATACTGGGTGATCCAGATGACATGGATGCTGCACTGGCGGCCCTCGTAGAGAAATCAGAGCGTATTTCCGACGTTAATTCACAGATTAACGACATGTTGATTAGGCATGGCGTGAACACAATTTATCAGCTGGGATTGAGTGATGAAGAGTCGTCCAAAAGAGAGGATGCTGCCCTTGAGGGTTACCGACAAGATGTAGAAAACGGTGATTTTAGCAAGCTAGATATTTCAGCTCTTGAGGAGTATGGAGGGGATAAGTTAGCACTGGCCGAAGCAATTGATTTGCAGCTACAAGTTTACATCGAAAAGCGTATTGCGAGTGAAATGTTCGTGATGATGTGTGTGTCGACTGAGCTGGATTCTCAACGCGTGATGGATGGCACCGAGAAAACAGACATGATCGCAGACCATCTGCTGGTGCTTGATGAGACGTCCCGCTCGCCTTGGTTTGGTTTTCTCAATGAAGCACTTGGTGGTGAGGATGTTTCACCAGAACGGGTGGAGCGGGTAATGGATGCTCAGGCTGCTGCTAATAAAACAGGCGATCCATATGAGAAATCTCGTGAGTTTTATGACCGCATATTTATGGAAACTGGCGGTGGGCTTTCTGCGGTGCAAACAGCATTGGTAGCGTATGATATTGCTGGCCTTGCTATGAAAGAGATGACTGATCAGGCTAGTGGCGGGGAATACGCATACTGCATAGAGAAATTGCAGCGTAATGGCTTATCTGATGAGCAAATAGCCACGCTGATAACCGCATATAAAGAGATTGTGCAAAAGCCGCCTAAAGCGGAAGAATAAATCAGTACACCGAAAGGCATGGCCTAAGGGGGTATTTGGTATAATTAAGTCGTGACATATCTCTTTTATGGCGACAACGAGTTTGAGAAACGGGCGGCGCTTGCGGCGCTGGTTGGTGATATGGAGGTAGTGCGGTGCGATGGTGAAGAACTGACGGCGGCTGGGATCTCTGAGGTAGTGATGGGGCAGAGCCTGTTCACGCTAGAGCAGGCGGTGGTCATTACTGATGCGAGTCAGAATGTGACCCTGTGGCGTGATTTGCCGGAGCTACTCAGCGGCGCGGCGACCACGGTTGTCCTTGTGGAGACAAAACTCGACAAGCGCACAAAGACGTATAAGTGGCTGCAAAGCCATGCCGAGGTAAGGAAATGCGCTCATTTCACTGAACGTCAAAAGCCGCAGCTAAGTGCGTGGTGTATTGAGCGAGCCAAGGTGCATGGGGCAGTGTTGACAGCGGCACAGGCAACAACGTTGATCGATCGGCTGGGGTTTGATCAACTGCGACTTGATCTGGTGTTGCAGCAGTTGGCGTTGGCCGGTGAATTGAATGATGAGCTAATCGATGCACTGGTGCCGCTGGCTCCGGCTGAAAGTGCGTTTGAGTTGTTTGCGGCAATGCTGGATGGCGACCGGGGAAAAGTGCGCGCGATCATTGCCTATCTCGAGGCAGAGAGTGGTGATGATGGGGCGTACCAGACGCTGGGGCTGTTAGTTTCACAATTGGTGCAGCTGAACGCGCTGGTGCTATCTGGCGGTGACACGGGGGTGGTGGCTCGTGATTTTGCGGCCCATCCGTATGCACTGCGAAAGGTAGCACCGTATGCAGCGCGGATGAAACCGGCGCAACTTGCGGTAATTAATTCTGCCTTGGCGCAGGCTGATGAACATATGAAGACAACCCGCGTGTCGCCGTGGTTGTTGGTTGAGGTAGCGCTGGCTGGTGTGATTAGAAGAGATCACTAAGTCAATATAAGCTGTTTATACACTTGACAAAATAAGTATGGTATAGTACAATGCAAACTACTATTAGTTTACTAGAAAGGTAAAAAGGAATTAGCCATGGTCTTCAAAGATACGGAGCTTGATACGCAGGGGTCTGATAAACAACAGTCTTTAGACGAACGGCAAAAGCAATGGATGGAGCTGGGACTCGAGGAGAAAATGGCTAGAAAAGAAACAGAGATTAGCCGAGAAGCTATTGACAATGAGCCTGCGTTAGTGATCGCCGAGATGGCAAAGTATGTTGGTGAAGAGTGTCCTCATCTCGTTCAGATATTTGAGGAGACTAAACGTATGCAACTATCTGACAAACACCTGAGCTCATTAGCAGCAGATATAGATATAAGGTTAAATGAAACAAGACCCGAAGAATTGCATGAGATTGCCGGGGAGATCAAGGATAACTATGATACATGGGCAGAGGGAAGGGCTGCACCGCCAATTGGCTCAAGAGGTCCACGTGGTGACGGTTATAAAACTCAGTATTTGTATGAAAGTATGATGGGAAACGGGCTTCCTAAGGAATTTTTTGACAAAATGGCCGTGGCATCCGTTCATTTTAATTATGTTTATCACCCAGACTCTCCGCAGAGTCAGATATATCAACAAATGCGACTTAACTCAGGGCGAGTGTCTGACATTGATGAGCTACAGGAGCAAACACTGAGAATTGCTGATGAAAGTCTTTATGATGCGGTAAAGCTGGTTATAGGGAAAAAAGAGCATGTGATTCGTGGAGTTTTTTGTGAGACGGACAATTATTACCCACAGCTCGTAACTCGGATGATAACAACGCTCGAGGTAGATAAGGGCTTGCCACAAGGGGTTCTGTTGGAGCGAGTTAATATGGATGACTTGTTCCATAGAATAAAGGAGGATCTTGGCCCGCGAACAAGCACTAGACTTTCTCGGTACTAGGGCTCACAAATTGTAAATTACTCCCGCCAGTCGACGGGAGTAATTATTGATGCAAACTGAATGGCTATTTAGCTTCTTTGGCTGCTGGCTTTTTGGTCGCTTCAAGCTTAACGCCGGCTTTTTTGGCGATAGCTGAGAGGGCACTCTTGCGCCGAGCGGCAGTGTTTTTCTTCAGCAAGTTCTTCTTAACAGCGGTGTCAAGCTCACTGTGAGCAGCGGCCAGTGTTGTGGCGCTTGGCTCGGCCATGAAGGCCTTGACAGCTGACTTGATGTCGCGCTTGATACCGATATTGCGCTCGCGGCGTTTTAGGGTTTGTTTTGCCCGTTTGATGGCGGATTTGATGATTGGCATAGATTTCCTTTACCTCTATAAATTTGTTTCGCTAATCAAGGATGGATTATACAGAAAAACCCAATAAAAGTAAAGAGTGGCTCGCATTGACGATAATCTATTGACTTTCCTGAAATGCTTATGTATAATGTGACTCGACGGTATAAACAAAAATAAACAGGGACACAACAATGGCGAGCCAGTCACAAAAGCAGCAGATCATTCAGAGCATCAAAGATGTGACTAATATCTTGGTGACGGTGAGCGCTGATCCATCGGTGGACGAGCTATCGGCAGCGCTGGGGCTGACAATTTTCCTGAATAAACTGGGCAAGCACGCCACGGCTGTTTTTAGTGGCAAAGTTCCGCCGGCGATTTCGTTCCTCGAGCCGGATGAGACGTTTGAAGCCACGGCGGACAGCCTGCGTGATTTTATCATCGCGCTCGATAAGGAAAAAGCCGACCATCTGCGCTACAAGGTGGTTGATGATGCGGTGAAGATTTTTATCACGCCGTACCGGGCGACAATTACCGAGGCTGATCTAGAGTTTTCGCAGGGCGATTATAACATTGAACTGGTGCTTGCGCTTAATGTTGAGAGTCAGGATCATCTCGACAAGGCGCTGACGGCCCATGGCAAGATTTTGCATGATGCAGTGGTGTCGACGGTGACTGCTGGTATGGTGAGGAGTAGTCTCGGGACGGTTGATTGGCATGATGATAAGGCATCAGGCGTGAGCGAGATGCTGGTTGACCTGATTGATGAGTTACGAACACCGAAAGTGACCATGGATGAGCAGATCGCAACAGCACTGCTGACCGGTGTTGTGGCGGTGACGGAGCGGTTCAGTAATAACTT harbors:
- the mutM gene encoding bifunctional DNA-formamidopyrimidine glycosylase/DNA-(apurinic or apyrimidinic site) lyase, which encodes MPELPEVETVRRGLAELLPGRAVTQATVFDSPKSFPNAPADVEQFLYGARVTAVRRRAKVLMIDLDTQYSLVIHLKMTGQLVFRQSSRYSARVSSNKSRGPRNLARNFSADTAREIDDFAGGHPNDSLIGELPDRSTRVQIDFVDGSRLFFNDQRKFGWVKLLPTDEVKNLPFMQKVGPEPLDSQTRAEDFIQRIRRRQNSMVKPAFLDQTVIAGVGNIYADEALWAARIHPQTRVKNVSDQQLNTLFTELRRILQLSIDQGGSTDKNYVDAEGRKGNYLTFAHVFRREGQACHRHPDQEVIKLKVGGRGTHICPVCQKTPIFDK
- the rpsT gene encoding 30S ribosomal protein S20, producing MPIIKSAIKRAKQTLKRRERNIGIKRDIKSAVKAFMAEPSATTLAAAHSELDTAVKKNLLKKNTAARRKSALSAIAKKAGVKLEATKKPAAKEAK